From the Bacteroidia bacterium genome, the window GCCCGCAGGGGTTTTATTTCATTTAGTACTCGTGCATTCCTTTTGAGAAGGTATTGCCTAATGCCTTTGTTAGGGTCAAAACTAGTTTCTATGATACTAGGCGGTGCTTCACCATCTTTTGGGGGCATACCTTCGTAGTAGTATATTTTATCGTCCTTAGCAAGCATAATAGTAACTGCTTGCTCATCATTTATTTTTTGTTGCTCTTCTTTGGTAACATCTTTTTCAGGCATGTTCAGTTCCATAGACTGAGGTTTGCTCAAAGTGGTGGTGAGCATAAAGAATGTAATAAGCAGGAAGGCAAGGTCCACCATTGGTGTAAAATCTACACGAGTGGACATTTTTTTAGCACGTATCTTACCGCCTTTTTTCTTACCACCACCGCTACTACTGGTGTCAATTTCTGCCATAGACTAATTTTTCTATTTTTCAGGTTTTTTCTCTAAGCTGGTTACTAAATTAAACTTATTGATTTTTACTCGCGGACTTTGCAAAGTATTGATTATATCCTGCACTACGGGGTAATTAACATCATAATCCGCTTTAATAGCTATAAAAGGTGCACTTCCTGTTACTTCCTTGTAGGCCAGTCGTGCATACTGTATCCAGTCAGTAAGCTCAGAACGTTGATACTTGTTGGTAGTATCTATCGGGATACCTTTTTGTACGTTAGGATCAGCATGTTGGCTAAAATCCAAGCTTAAAAGTCTAGGTAGTTCCGCCATAGGGACTCCAAAGCTTGCCATGTTTTCAAACTTTTTGCGCTGCTCGGAAGTAAGAGTAAGATTTTTTTGTTTAGCTACTCGGTCTAGAATTTTACGCCTAACTTGGATATTATCTACTCCGAAAAATATTCTGCCTTTTCTATCTACGGATATAGTTATTACTTTGTCTTCGGGTAATTTTTTATCGGCTACCGAAGCAGGTGTATCCACGATAATAGGTTCATTAGGCTTGAATTTAGCAGTTAAAATAAAGAAGGTTAGGAGTAGGAAAGCCACGTCGCACATGGCTGTCATATCTATGTTTGTACTTTTGCGAGGAACTTTTACTTTACCCATAGATTTCAGGCACTTTGTTTACTTGAATGGGAAGCAGCAAAGCTTTGCACGATGCTAAATCCGCTTTCGTCTATGCTGTAAGTTAATTTATCAATACGACCTGTGAAGTAGTTATAGAAAATGATAGCCAGTGCAGAAGCAGTAATACCTGTAGCAGTGTTAATCAAAGCTTCTGATATACCGACTGCCAAAGCATCTGCAGCAGATGCACCTGATTCACCTAAAGCGGCGAATGCCCTAATCATACCTAGTACTGTTCCCAATAGTCCAATCAATGTGGATATAGAAGCAATAGTCGCCAAGATAGGTAGATTTTTCTCTAACGCAGGCATTTCTAGTGTGGTAGCTTCCTCAATCTCTTTTTGAATAGCTAGAGTTTTTTGTTCTAATTCCATTTCAGGTTCTTTTTCCATAGCTTTGTATTTTTCAAGTCCTGCACGGACAACATTAGCCACAGAACCTTTTTGCAAGTCGCACTCTCTAATAGCCGCATCAATATTGCCTGCATTTAAGTGCGCGCGAATTTTACGTACAAAGTTTTCAAGGCGTCCCTTTCCTGTGGCACGGTTGATAGTAATCATTCTTTCAATCGAAAACACAATTACCAACAGTACTAAGCACATTAAAATAGGCACAATAAATCCGCCCTTATACATCATGCCTAGATAGTTGCCAGGCAAAGGCATATTTTCAGGGTTGCCACCCTTAAAGTTAGAAGGGGCACCTAAAACGTACTTGTACGTTAGTATACTTACAATTAAGCATACAGGAATTACAATGGCAGCAAACTTGCTTTTGAGTGGGCTGCTCTCTTTTTTCTCCTTCTTGTTTGTACTCATAATGAAACAAATAAATTTCGGATGTTTTGTATTTTTATGCAAGTATACAACACTAACGTTGTATTTACCAAATTTTTTTTGAAA encodes:
- a CDS encoding biopolymer transporter ExbD — protein: MGKVKVPRKSTNIDMTAMCDVAFLLLTFFILTAKFKPNEPIIVDTPASVADKKLPEDKVITISVDRKGRIFFGVDNIQVRRKILDRVAKQKNLTLTSEQRKKFENMASFGVPMAELPRLLSLDFSQHADPNVQKGIPIDTTNKYQRSELTDWIQYARLAYKEVTGSAPFIAIKADYDVNYPVVQDIINTLQSPRVKINKFNLVTSLEKKPEK
- a CDS encoding biopolymer transporter ExbD — protein: MAEIDTSSSGGGKKKGGKIRAKKMSTRVDFTPMVDLAFLLITFFMLTTTLSKPQSMELNMPEKDVTKEEQQKINDEQAVTIMLAKDDKIYYYEGMPPKDGEAPPSIIETSFDPNKGIRQYLLKRNARVLNEIKPLRAKLQSGQINEEQYRKAVAEIKKNDTKGIVVLIKPHKLSKYKNMVDILDEMAICDIPRYAIVDLAPAEQLILDEYAKR
- a CDS encoding MotA/TolQ/ExbB proton channel family protein, with protein sequence MSTNKKEKKESSPLKSKFAAIVIPVCLIVSILTYKYVLGAPSNFKGGNPENMPLPGNYLGMMYKGGFIVPILMCLVLLVIVFSIERMITINRATGKGRLENFVRKIRAHLNAGNIDAAIRECDLQKGSVANVVRAGLEKYKAMEKEPEMELEQKTLAIQKEIEEATTLEMPALEKNLPILATIASISTLIGLLGTVLGMIRAFAALGESGASAADALAVGISEALINTATGITASALAIIFYNYFTGRIDKLTYSIDESGFSIVQSFAASHSSKQSA